TGCGACAACACTGAAGGCAGTCGAAGAGTTTGTGGCCGAATTCCCGGAAGCCGAAGTCACGCACGAGGCGAACCTCTCCAAGGTTTCGGTCGTTGGTCTCGGCATGGCTACCCAAACCGGTGTAGCCGACCGCATGTTCCGAGCGTTAGCTGATGCAGAGATTAACCTGAAGGCGATCACGACAAGCCAAATCAAAATTTCGGCCCTCGTGGAACGCTCGAAAGGGCTTGAAGCTCTTCGCGCGGTGCATAGCGAGTTCGAGCTTGATCGGGCCCCGGAGTCACGCTCTCGATTTGATGACGAATCCAAAACCGTTGCGAAAGCCGATGCGATCGACATTGTATCGCGGCTGCAACGCATGGAAGACCTCACGATCGAAGATGTGCAGCTCGACGATACGCAAGGTCGCGTGACGATCTCCGGCGTCGCCGACAAGCCAGGTATTGCTGCTGAGATCTTCGAAGCCGTCGCTGCTCAGTCACTGCTGGTCGATATGATCGTCCAGGGCACGGGAACCGATGGCCTGGCGAATATCAGCTTCACTGTGCCTAGTGATTCAGTCGCAGCCGCGGTTGAAGTCGCGACTAAGGTTGCCAAACTGCACGATTGCGGCCCTGTCACTAGCGAAAAGCAAATCGCCATCCTCAGCGTCTTCGGCATTGGTATCCGCACCCATGTGGGCGTGGGCGTGCGTATGTTCGAGGCCCTGGCCAGCGCAGGGATCAACGTCGATATGATCAACACAAGCGAAGTTCGCGTGAACGTCGTCGTCGACGCCGACAAAGGCGAAACCGGCTTGAAGGCGTTGCAGGAAGCCTTCGCAGACGTGATTTGCTAGAGTCACCTATTCAGCCGCAGAGCTCGCTCCGCGCTGTTAGCGATACTCGAGTCACTCCCCCGCCACATCGTGCAGCACATCTTCGCTCACATAAATGGGAAGCTGCGGATCACAAGTCACCGCCACGGTGATCGCGTCGCTGGGGCGGGCGTCGATTTCGATGAGCTCTCCTTCGTGCCGTACGCGTAGCACGGCATAGTAAGTGTGTTCACGAAGTTCGCTGATGATCACATCTTGGAACTCGCCCCCCAGAGCTTCGACCGCTCCGACCAGCAGATCATGAGTCAACGGACGGGCCGAAGGTTCGTGCTTCACACGACGGTCAATACTGGTCGCCTCGAACACGCCGATGAGAATCGGAAACGTTCGGTCCCCGTCGATCTCTTTCAGATAAATGACTTGCTCGGGATTAATCTCGCTAATAATGATGCGAGCAAGCTCCATCGCAACGGGCATGGCGGGGGCGTCCTTGAGGCTGACAACTAGATGAACAAACTGAGCAGCCTATATTATAGCAAGCAGAGTAAGCCGAGGAACGAGGCATACCTAATTGCCTAGCCACGGATGACACGGATTCCACAGATAAAAGAAAACAGGAGGAAACGGAGATCACAGAGAAACGCTTGTTCTAGCGACTCTGCTTCCTCCGTTTCCTCCTGTTTAGAAATCCTTGCGATCCGTGTCATCCGTGGCTAAAAAATCTGGCCAGTCACTTCTCTGTTCCCAACTCGAGTACAGACCAGATTCCTCGGTCGGCGAGCCTCCCGTCGGAATGACAGAAGGGTCAGACTTCCTGCACCGGATTCTCACTCGCCGGCCGATCCTCACTAGGGACGGTCGTCGCCCGTGAGCCGTTGCTTTCGGCTTTCGCCTTGCCGCCGGTCGTTTCTTCGCCCGCGAGCTTTGCGAGACTCTCGGGGATTTCAATGCCACCGATGTCACGCATCACCTGCATCATCGGGGGCAGCGTGCCGGCCATCTTATTGAGGAAGTCTCCGGTATTGCTGCGGCCATTCGCGCCGCCGTTCTCCCAGACAACCACCTTATCGAACTTGATGTTGCTGATCGCCTTCGCACTGCTTTCGGCGAGATTGTCGAGATGCTCAAGCATCATCAGCTGGAACGCTTCCTTAGCACCGCCGCAGGCCTCGACGATTTGCTTCAGGCCGTCACCCTTCTTGGCGAGGATTTCGTACTGGCCACGGGCTTCCGCTTCCAACTTGGCGTAGATCGCCTTCGCTTGGCCTTCCGCTTCGAGTCGTCGCTTCTCAGCCTCGGCTTCCGCGTCGACCAAGATTTTCGCCTTTTGAGCGATCGCCGGAGCTTCGACTTTCGCCCGTTGTTCCGCCTCGATCCGCTCTGCTTCCGCAAGGGCCGCTTTGGCCATCGCACGGTTTTGAATTTCGATAACCGCGGCTTCCGCCTCACGCTTGCGCGCTTCACCCTTCTCGTAAGCTTCCGCTTTTTCAACGAGCAACGTCGCTTGCGATGCGGCGATCTTCGCTTCGGCGATGTTTTCACCGTCGACCGCCTTCGCGTTGGCATCGGCAACGGAGATACGCATTGTTTGCTCCGCTTCCTTCACCTGCATTTCACGAGCGAAGGCCGCTTGTTGCTCACCAACGGTTTGTTCTTTCTCCAGTTCGGCCACGCGAACCGCTTGTTCACGCTGAGCTTCGCGAGTACCGATCTCTCGTGCTTTCGTGGCGTTGGCCACTTGCACGGCCTTTTCCTTCTCAGCGTCGGCAACGCGGATTTCACCTTGCTTCTCTTCGTCGGCCACGTCACCACGGGCTTGTTGAATCGCCTGCGAAGCGGCCTTTTGGCCGATTGCGTCGATGTAGCCGCTTTCGTCGGTGATATCCGTGATGTTCACGTTGATCAGCACGAGGCCGATCTTCGAAAGCTCCGGCTCGACCGACTGCTGAATATGCTGCAGGAACGCATCGCGGTCACGGTTGATATCCTCGATGCCCATCGAAGCGACCACTTGCCGCAACTGACCGAAGATGATTTCTTCCGCCTGTTGGCGAATCTCTTGCGTGCTAAGGTCCAACAAGCGAATCGCCGCGTTGGTCATCACATCCGGTTGCGTACCGACCGCGACCGTGAACACACTGGGCACGTTCACGCGGATGTTCTCAATCGAAAGAGCACCACGCAGGGGGATCTCGATCTGAATCGGTTCCAGACTCAGGTAGCGGTAGTCTTGAATCAACGGCCAAATAAACGCCGCACCGCCGTGGACCGTTTTCGCGGCCTGTCCCTTGGCTGTCTTACCGAAGACGACCAGCACTTGGTTACTGGAGCAGCGCTTATAGTTCTTCACCAAAAGGATGATGAACGACAGCAACAAGATCGCCGTGGCGACGATGATCCCGATCACCAAGACGGGCGTTGGTATGCCGAAGAAATCTGCGAGCGGCAGCGAGCTTATTCTGATAGGGAGGTTCATAGCTTGGTCTCTCCAAAAAAGGGGAGTAATGCTCCGGTACTGAACCCCAGGCTTACGCCTGGGGCTAGAGGGATATATGAGTGGTGGAATCGTACTCCGACAACCACTCTAGCCCCTAGCGCAAGCTAGGGGTTAGCATCTGAAGGAACTAAACAGCCGCCATGCTCTCGGCGCGGCGGACTTCCAAAGTGTCGCCGCTGGTGACGGAAATCACTTCTACCGCGTCACCGGTCTTGAGGGGTTCAGCATCTGCCGTGACCGCCTTGAACTCGACGATCCGGTTTTGCATGGATAACTGTACCTTACCCATGCCGCCCTGAGCGGCAGGAATGGGCACATAAACGGTGGCCGATTGGCCCACAGCGTTAGAGATATCCTCATTGCCCGAGCTGTCGAGTTTGGTGATCGACTGCATCAGGTAGAAAGTCCCATACATGGCGGCAAATCCGCCCGCTAAGGCGATCAAGATCGAAGGCGCAGGGCCTATTTCCGCGGATCGGGCGGCAGCGCCGGTCATGCCGAAAAAAGCGATTGCAGCGACCATGGTTCGGAACGAAACGATCTTGAACACACCTGAACTATCAGGGTGTGAAACATCGGGGTCGTCCGCTTCGGACCAATGGGTTTGGTGATCGCCATCGACGTCCCCACCGTCAGCGTCTCCCAAGTCTCCGGATACGTCTCCGCCAGTGTCAAAGTCCGCGCCGACTTCTGCGTCGGCTGAGAAATCACCCGCACCGTCGACTTCATCCCCGGCGAGCCCCATCACAGTAAGGGCAAACTGGCACACCATGACGGTGCCACCCACGACGGCAGTGATCAGAAAAATCGTGTTCAACATGGCAGCAACCCTCCAACGTAAGAGAAACGAAGAGCCGCACTTTTATACCTTATTCGAGTGTCGGTTCGCGAGT
The genomic region above belongs to Lacipirellulaceae bacterium and contains:
- a CDS encoding bifunctional nuclease family protein, whose protein sequence is MPVAMELARIIISEINPEQVIYLKEIDGDRTFPILIGVFEATSIDRRVKHEPSARPLTHDLLVGAVEALGGEFQDVIISELREHTYYAVLRVRHEGELIEIDARPSDAITVAVTCDPQLPIYVSEDVLHDVAGE
- a CDS encoding SPFH domain-containing protein, which translates into the protein MNLPIRISSLPLADFFGIPTPVLVIGIIVATAILLLSFIILLVKNYKRCSSNQVLVVFGKTAKGQAAKTVHGGAAFIWPLIQDYRYLSLEPIQIEIPLRGALSIENIRVNVPSVFTVAVGTQPDVMTNAAIRLLDLSTQEIRQQAEEIIFGQLRQVVASMGIEDINRDRDAFLQHIQQSVEPELSKIGLVLINVNITDITDESGYIDAIGQKAASQAIQQARGDVADEEKQGEIRVADAEKEKAVQVANATKAREIGTREAQREQAVRVAELEKEQTVGEQQAAFAREMQVKEAEQTMRISVADANAKAVDGENIAEAKIAASQATLLVEKAEAYEKGEARKREAEAAVIEIQNRAMAKAALAEAERIEAEQRAKVEAPAIAQKAKILVDAEAEAEKRRLEAEGQAKAIYAKLEAEARGQYEILAKKGDGLKQIVEACGGAKEAFQLMMLEHLDNLAESSAKAISNIKFDKVVVWENGGANGRSNTGDFLNKMAGTLPPMMQVMRDIGGIEIPESLAKLAGEETTGGKAKAESNGSRATTVPSEDRPASENPVQEV